One part of the Eleginops maclovinus isolate JMC-PN-2008 ecotype Puerto Natales chromosome 14, JC_Emac_rtc_rv5, whole genome shotgun sequence genome encodes these proteins:
- the LOC134875710 gene encoding piggyBac transposable element-derived protein 3-like: MAANTRDNSSGSSKHKPRQERFSVQTALEQFWLNDGDNSDLEDLSDNDDPILDANYQPRTQERSSSEDEDDSSDDEDPIPQPTEHSRGRKRLRGANNGACPCRQYLPMKPNPVGIKNFVCATADGIVLDFDLYQGTGALLEQVEEEVGLGLGGLVLARLCQTLHRGTKVYCDRFFTSIRGVEQMMKKEMYITGTIMKNRLAGAKEKLPSDKTMKNTGRGTSSELSTEDEKLCVVKWYDNKPVLMMSVVHGTEPEDTCQRWDKKLKQYVTVSRPSIVREYNLKMGGVDLIDRMISYYRMSARTKKWTMRMLMHFTDLALGNSWLLYRKDLAICAAPKKSIMQFLEFRTEIATTLLAQHHGQGSHADLSEQSEEEDNSNQGNKRPVTAVPHVSVRRRANAHLPEMISLKNAAHCRVAGCTGRTRVRCVTCKVFLCLQGDRNCYTAFHT; this comes from the exons ATGGCGGCAAACACAAGGGATAATTCAAGTGgcagctccaaacacaaacctcgACAAG agcGTTTTTCTGTGCAAACAGCATTGGAGCAATTTTGGCTAAATGATGGAGACAACTCAGATTTGGAAGACTTGTCTGACAACGATGATCCCATCCTGGATGCCAATTACCAACCCCGAACACAGGAGCgaagcagcagtgaggatgaggatgacagTAGTGATGATGAGGACCCCATTCCTCAGCCCACTGAGCACAGCAGAGGACGTAAACGTCTCCGTGGTGCAAATAATG GAGCCTGTCCATGCAGACAATATCTGCCAATGAAGCCAAACCCAGTTGGCATCAAGAACTTCGTTTGTGCTACAGCAGATGGCATTGTGCTGGACTTTGATCTGTATCAAGGTACAGGTGCACTGCTTGAGCAGGTCGAAGAAGAGGTGGGCCTGGGGTTGGGAGGCTTAGTCTTGGCTCGTCTGTGTCAAACTCTGCATCGTGGCACAAAAGTGTATTGTGACCGGTTCTTCACAAGCATCCGAGGTGTGgaacaaatgatgaagaaggagatgtaCATTACTGGTACAATAATGAAGAACAGACTCGCTGGCGCGAAGGAGAAGCTACCCTCtgacaaaaccatgaaaaacacaggaagaggtacCTCATCAGAACTTTCCACTGAAGACGAAAAGTTGTGTGTAGTGAAGTGGTATGACAACAAACCAGTATTGATGATGTCTGTTGTTCATGGCACAGAGCCTGAAGACACCTGCCAGCGCTGGGACAAGAAATTGAAACAGTATGTGACTGTCTCGCGACCAAGCATTGTCCGTGAGTACAACCTCAAGATGGGTGGAGTGGATTTGATCGATAGAATGATTAGCTACTATCGCATGAGCGCCCGTACTAAGAAGTGGACGATGCGGATGCTAATGCACTTCACAGATCTGGCTTTAGGTAACAGCTGGCTACTCTACCGCAAAGACCTCGCAATATGTGCTGCACCAAAGAAGAGCATCATGCAGTTCCTTGAGTTCCGTACAGAAATTGCTACGACCCTCTTGGCCCAGCATCACGGTCAAGGAAGCCATGCAGACCTCTCTGAacagtcagaggaagaagacaactcAAATCAAGGGAACAAACGTCCTGTGACGGCAGTGCCCCATGTCTCGGTCCGCAGGAGGGCGAATGCCCATCTCCCAGAGATGATCAGCCTGAAGAACGCGGCGCACTGCAGGGTAGCAGGCTGCACTGGAAGAACCCGAGTGCGTTGTGTGACCTGCAAAGTGTTCTTGTGCTTGCAAGGCGATCGCAACTGTTACACAGCCtttcacacatag